One segment of Solanum lycopersicum chromosome 1, SLM_r2.1 DNA contains the following:
- the LOC101253732 gene encoding lysM domain-containing GPI-anchored protein 2 encodes MVSLSSLFVSILCLLTVSSPAEASFSCTSPGTCDAIIDYTLPNATTFNAVKKLFNVKNLRSLLGVNNLPVNTPADEKLPANQTIKIPFPCLCRNGTGIANKRPIYTVVAGDFLSHIVTDIFAGLFTVEELQRVNNISNPNLIQPGDKLWIPLPCSCDDVDGEKVVHYGRLVSSGNSIEAIAQQYNVSQETLLRLNGLASPRELLAGAVLDVPLKACQSRVSNASLDYPLLVPNDTYIFTAANCVTCKCDAASNWTLQCQPSQIKSSLWKTCPSMQCQGLDNLYIGNVTDCNSTSCAYAGYSNQTIFTTNTQLTCPASDNSAFGMRPGTWIWNVILVAVSSMVIVF; translated from the exons atggtttcTTTATCGAGTCTGTTTGTGTCCATCTTATGTCTGCTCACCGTTTCATCTCCGGCTGAAGCTTCCTTCAGTTGCACCTCACCCGGAACTTGTGACGCCATTATTGACTATACCTTACCCAACGCCACTACCTTTAATGCCGTCAAGAAACTCTTCAACGTAAAGAACCTCCGTTCCCTTCTGGGCGTCAACAATCTCCCTGTCAATACCCCTGCTGATGAGAAATTACCCGCCAATCAAACCATCAAAATCCCCTTTCCTTGTCTCTGTAGAAACGGTACCGGAATAGCCAACAAACGCCCCATTTACACCGTCGTCGCCGGCGACTTCCTATCGCACATAGTTACCGACATCTTCGCCGGTTTGTTCACTGTTGAGGAACTTCAAAGGGTTAACAATATATCTAACCCCAATTTGATACAACCCGGGGATAAATTGTGGATCCCACTTCCTTGCAGCTGCGACGACGTTGACGGTGAAAAAGTTGTTCATTATGGTCGATTGGTGAGCAGTGGCAACAGTATTGAGGCTATTGCTCAGCAGTACAATGTTTCCCAGGAAACCCTCTTGAGGTTGAATGGTTTAGCAAGTCCCAGAGAACTTTTAGCTGGCGCAGTTCTTGACGTTCCCcttaaag CTTGCCAATCAAGGGTGAGCAATGCCTCGCTGGACTATCCCTTGCTAGTGCCAAATGACACATATATCTTCACTGCTGCCAATTGTGTAACGTGCAAGTGTGATGCTGCCAGCAACTGGAC GTTGCAATGCCAACCATCCCAGATAAAGTCCTCTCTTTGGAAGACATGCCCCTCAATGCAGTGCCAAGGTTTAGATAACTTGTACATTGGGAATGTCACAGATTGTAATTCCACATCTTGTGCTTATGCTGGTTACAGCAACCAGACCATTTTCACCACAAACACTCAGTTAACCTGCCCTG CCTCTGACAATAGCGCTTTCGGAATGAGGCCAGGGACATGGATATGGAATGTCATCCTTGTTGCCGTCTCCTCCATGGTTATAGTTTTTTAG